In a genomic window of Curtobacterium flaccumfaciens pv. betae:
- a CDS encoding phage holin family protein: MSQSVPGATPLGEPTPEERAATTPLGELLSDVSRDLSSLFRQEVALAKAELTDSAKKAGKAGGMFGGAGLTAVFALLFLSIAAWWGLGYLIGNAWSALIIAVVYAIVAAILAVRGRKEIKEIKGAPQTVETAKEVPETLKPNTGRKP, translated from the coding sequence ATGAGCCAGTCCGTCCCCGGCGCGACACCCCTGGGCGAACCGACGCCCGAGGAGCGCGCTGCGACCACACCGCTCGGTGAGCTGCTGTCCGACGTGTCGCGCGACCTCTCCAGCCTGTTCCGGCAGGAGGTCGCCCTCGCGAAGGCCGAGCTGACCGACTCCGCGAAGAAGGCCGGCAAGGCGGGCGGGATGTTCGGCGGCGCCGGACTCACCGCCGTGTTCGCCCTGCTGTTCCTGTCGATCGCCGCGTGGTGGGGCCTCGGTTACCTGATCGGCAACGCCTGGTCCGCCCTGATCATCGCGGTCGTCTACGCGATCGTCGCCGCGATCCTGGCCGTCCGCGGGCGCAAGGAGATCAAGGAGATCAAGGGCGCCCCGCAGACGGTCGAGACCGCCAAGGAAGTCCCCGAGACACTCAAGCCCAACACCGGGAGGAAGCCATGA
- a CDS encoding HAD family hydrolase, protein MADAPTTAVLFDIDGTLADSNYAHIDAWWRAFLAAGESVDAWRIHRAIGMDSAKLLETLLPDASQETRDTAKQFHTAYYAEQMPRLRLLPGARELLQAVAEAGHAVVLATSAPERELARLRDLLDAGEWVTAETSSEDVEQAKPDPGIIRVALDKAGVSADDAVMVGDAMWDVESAGKVGVQCVGVMTGGIGGDELRGAGAAEVYDDAAAVLAAFRAGEGPIAALGQRD, encoded by the coding sequence ATGGCCGACGCACCCACGACAGCAGTCCTCTTCGACATCGACGGCACCCTCGCCGACTCGAACTACGCGCACATCGACGCGTGGTGGCGGGCGTTCCTGGCGGCGGGGGAGTCCGTCGACGCCTGGCGCATCCACCGCGCCATCGGGATGGACTCGGCGAAGCTGCTCGAGACGCTGCTGCCGGACGCGTCCCAGGAGACCCGCGACACCGCGAAGCAGTTCCACACCGCCTACTACGCCGAGCAGATGCCGCGGCTCCGGCTGCTGCCGGGTGCACGCGAACTCCTGCAGGCCGTCGCCGAAGCGGGGCACGCCGTGGTCCTGGCGACCAGTGCGCCCGAGCGCGAACTCGCCCGCCTGCGCGACCTGCTCGACGCGGGCGAGTGGGTCACCGCCGAGACCAGCTCCGAGGACGTCGAGCAGGCGAAGCCGGACCCCGGCATCATCCGGGTCGCGCTCGACAAGGCCGGGGTCTCCGCCGACGACGCCGTGATGGTCGGGGACGCCATGTGGGACGTCGAGTCCGCCGGCAAGGTGGGGGTGCAGTGCGTCGGCGTGATGACCGGCGGCATCGGCGGTGACGAGCTCCGCGGTGCCGGGGCGGCCGAGGTGTACGACGACGCGGCGGCCGTGCTCGCGGCGTTCCGCGCCGGCGAGGGCCCGATCGCGGCACTCGGCCAGCGCGACTGA
- a CDS encoding NAD(P)/FAD-dependent oxidoreductase produces MPEHFDVIVIGGSAAGLSAALILGRSRRSVLVVDSGEPRNAPAAGAHNYLGHEGVAPAELIRIGRSEVAAYGVQVTAGRVVATSATTGDGHDRVGFSVTLDSGAVVTARRLVVASGAVDVLPEVPGLAEQWGRGVVHCPFCHGWEIRDQRIGVLVTTPNAAHQALMFRALSDRVTAFLTDPTLMDDTALAGLAARGVTVVQGPVAEVVSEGDRLTGVRLGDGSFVELDALATASRPEARVGFLSGLGLAATDQFMGDHRFATALTVDAAGQTEVRGVSAAGNVTAPMATVIASAAAGTQVGAAVHGDLVQADLAAALAGVGADAVSGAVSGAVSG; encoded by the coding sequence ATGCCTGAACACTTCGACGTCATCGTCATCGGCGGCTCGGCCGCCGGCCTCTCCGCCGCCCTGATCCTCGGCCGTTCGCGGCGCTCGGTGCTCGTCGTCGACTCCGGCGAGCCCCGCAACGCTCCGGCGGCCGGCGCACACAACTACCTCGGCCACGAGGGCGTCGCGCCCGCCGAGCTGATCCGCATCGGTCGCAGCGAGGTCGCCGCCTACGGCGTCCAGGTCACGGCCGGGAGGGTCGTGGCCACGTCCGCCACGACCGGTGACGGTCACGACCGGGTCGGCTTCTCGGTCACGCTGGACTCCGGCGCGGTCGTCACGGCGCGCAGACTGGTCGTCGCCTCCGGCGCCGTGGACGTCCTGCCCGAGGTCCCGGGCCTGGCCGAACAGTGGGGGCGCGGGGTCGTGCACTGCCCGTTCTGCCACGGGTGGGAGATCCGCGACCAGCGGATCGGGGTCCTCGTCACGACGCCGAACGCCGCACACCAAGCGCTCATGTTCCGGGCGCTGAGCGATCGGGTGACCGCGTTCCTGACCGATCCGACGCTGATGGACGACACCGCCCTGGCCGGTTTGGCGGCCCGCGGCGTCACGGTGGTTCAGGGCCCGGTCGCCGAAGTGGTCTCCGAGGGTGACCGGCTGACCGGGGTCCGGCTCGGCGACGGTTCCTTCGTCGAGCTCGATGCCCTGGCCACGGCGAGCCGGCCCGAGGCGCGGGTGGGCTTCCTGTCCGGGCTCGGCCTCGCCGCCACCGACCAGTTCATGGGCGACCACCGCTTCGCGACGGCGCTGACCGTGGACGCCGCCGGGCAGACCGAGGTGCGCGGGGTGTCCGCGGCCGGCAACGTGACGGCCCCGATGGCGACGGTCATCGCGTCGGCGGCTGCCGGCACCCAGGTGGGTGCAGCGGTGCACGGCGACCTGGTGCAGGCCGACCTGGCCGCGGCGCTGGCCGGGGTCGGCGCTGACGCTGTTTCGGGCGCTGTTTCGGGCGCTGTTTCGGGCTGA
- a CDS encoding DUF6314 family protein has translation MLLPTDLLGVWELHRTVHDHRTGAAGTVTGTTTLTRAGDDEVRWDESGVMIFDGRSTPVSRTLLLRRGPDGGWTVHFSDGRVFHDWVWGTSVAHACAPDDYTGAFDGDEDRWTVRWEVRGPAKDYRLDSVLTRPRS, from the coding sequence GTGCTGCTGCCGACGGACCTGCTCGGGGTGTGGGAACTCCACCGCACCGTGCACGACCACCGCACCGGGGCCGCGGGGACCGTCACCGGGACCACCACCCTGACCCGGGCCGGCGACGACGAGGTGCGCTGGGACGAGTCCGGCGTGATGATCTTCGACGGCCGGTCCACCCCGGTGTCCCGGACCCTCCTCCTCCGGCGCGGTCCCGACGGCGGCTGGACCGTGCACTTCTCCGACGGTCGGGTCTTCCACGACTGGGTCTGGGGCACGAGCGTCGCCCACGCCTGCGCTCCGGACGACTACACGGGTGCCTTCGACGGCGACGAAGACCGCTGGACGGTGCGGTGGGAAGTGCGGGGCCCGGCGAAGGACTACCGGCTGGACAGCGTCCTCACCCGACCGCGGTCGTGA
- a CDS encoding DUF3618 domain-containing protein translates to MSTPDEIRADIERTRGELGSDVDALADKVSPSSIAHRQSEKVKGRFQDVRESVMGAAQSARSSASGSASGATGQAKDVAQKGVEKAKGNPLAVGLIAFGAGWLVSSLLPTTEKEEELAGELKDKAAPLVDEVKEQAKDVGSQLGDVAKEHAQDLKGTAQDAAQAVKGEAQGAASDVKDNAQGAADDVRSS, encoded by the coding sequence ATGAGCACCCCAGACGAGATCCGCGCCGACATCGAGCGCACCCGCGGCGAACTCGGCTCCGACGTCGACGCCCTCGCCGACAAGGTCAGCCCGTCGTCCATCGCCCACCGCCAGAGCGAGAAGGTGAAGGGCCGGTTCCAGGACGTCCGCGAGTCCGTGATGGGCGCGGCCCAGTCGGCCCGCTCGAGCGCCTCCGGTTCCGCCTCGGGCGCGACCGGCCAGGCGAAGGACGTCGCGCAGAAGGGCGTCGAGAAGGCGAAGGGCAACCCCCTGGCCGTCGGCCTCATCGCGTTCGGCGCCGGTTGGCTCGTGTCGTCGCTCCTGCCGACGACCGAGAAGGAAGAAGAGCTCGCCGGTGAGCTGAAGGACAAGGCTGCACCGCTCGTCGACGAGGTCAAGGAGCAGGCGAAGGACGTCGGCTCGCAGCTCGGCGACGTGGCGAAGGAGCACGCGCAGGACCTCAAGGGGACCGCGCAGGACGCCGCGCAGGCGGTCAAGGGCGAGGCGCAGGGGGCCGCGTCCGACGTCAAGGACAACGCGCAGGGTGCGGCGGACGACGTCCGCAGCAGCTGA
- a CDS encoding GNAT family N-acetyltransferase, which translates to MITIERVSWDDPRSVVLRARMDDEMHERYGSANAGEDPAVTAERGRALSVDPSTVVTSILAVDESGEPVGHIAVRRLGDEVELKRLIVLASARGKGAATALLDECERVGRELGAPRLILQTGDKQPDAVALYRKTGWNQIAVYEPYVATMPWSFCFEKAL; encoded by the coding sequence GTGATCACGATCGAACGCGTGTCCTGGGACGACCCCCGCAGCGTGGTGCTCCGCGCCCGGATGGACGACGAGATGCACGAACGCTACGGGTCGGCGAACGCCGGCGAGGACCCTGCTGTCACCGCCGAGCGGGGTCGTGCGCTGAGCGTCGATCCGTCGACCGTCGTCACGTCGATCCTGGCCGTCGACGAGTCCGGCGAACCGGTCGGGCACATCGCCGTCCGGCGTCTGGGTGACGAGGTCGAACTGAAGCGGCTCATCGTGCTCGCCTCGGCGCGCGGCAAGGGTGCGGCCACCGCGCTGCTCGACGAGTGCGAGCGCGTGGGTCGCGAACTCGGCGCCCCGCGGCTCATCCTGCAGACCGGTGACAAGCAGCCCGACGCCGTGGCGCTCTACCGCAAGACCGGCTGGAACCAGATCGCGGTCTACGAGCCCTACGTCGCGACCATGCCCTGGTCGTTCTGCTTCGAGAAGGCTTTGTAG
- a CDS encoding NAD-dependent epimerase/dehydratase family protein translates to MRVVVVGATGNVGTAVLRRLAAVRADDDGVTGRHAAGDAGHHAAGDAAGDAAGVQIVGVARRLPDLRAEPYAAAVWHAVDVGAADAVDQLTAVFQGADAVIHLAWALQPTHDIPAQHRTNVTGTANVLAAVARAEVPQVVVASSVGAYRGVDVDGKHTPVDESWPADGIPTATYSIHKADNEAAMDAFEAEHPSVTVTRLRPGLIFQRDAAAEIRGLFLGHLVPMSIVRWIRWLVLPLPYPFVFQAVHADDVADAYWRAVDRRAAGAFNIAASPVLNPPRLARAFGMLGAVRIPLRLLRGVVTVTWRLRLQPTDAGWIDIAAGVPIMRTDRARSVLGWEARHTSEEALRALVAGFADGANVPGSGPLRG, encoded by the coding sequence ATGCGCGTCGTCGTCGTCGGCGCGACCGGCAACGTGGGGACGGCGGTGCTCCGTCGGCTCGCGGCCGTGCGCGCCGACGACGACGGTGTCACCGGTCGTCACGCCGCCGGTGACGCCGGCCATCACGCCGCCGGTGACGCCGCCGGTGACGCCGCCGGCGTCCAGATCGTCGGTGTCGCCCGGCGCCTGCCGGACCTTCGCGCGGAGCCGTACGCCGCCGCCGTCTGGCACGCGGTCGACGTCGGCGCTGCGGACGCCGTGGACCAGCTCACGGCCGTGTTCCAGGGTGCCGACGCCGTCATCCACCTGGCGTGGGCCCTCCAGCCGACGCACGACATCCCCGCGCAGCACCGCACGAACGTGACCGGCACGGCGAACGTCCTGGCGGCCGTCGCGCGCGCCGAGGTGCCCCAGGTCGTCGTCGCGTCCTCGGTCGGCGCCTACCGCGGGGTGGACGTCGACGGCAAGCACACCCCAGTGGACGAGAGCTGGCCCGCCGACGGCATCCCGACGGCGACGTACTCGATCCACAAGGCCGACAACGAAGCAGCGATGGACGCGTTCGAGGCCGAACACCCCTCCGTGACCGTCACCCGGCTGCGCCCGGGGCTGATCTTCCAGCGGGACGCCGCCGCCGAGATCCGGGGGCTGTTCCTCGGACACCTCGTGCCGATGTCGATCGTGCGATGGATCCGCTGGCTCGTGCTGCCGCTGCCGTACCCGTTCGTGTTCCAGGCCGTGCACGCCGACGACGTCGCGGACGCCTACTGGCGCGCGGTCGACCGACGGGCAGCCGGGGCGTTCAACATCGCCGCGTCGCCCGTGCTCAACCCGCCGCGACTGGCCCGGGCCTTCGGCATGCTCGGTGCCGTGCGGATCCCGCTGCGGTTGCTGCGCGGGGTCGTGACGGTCACGTGGCGGCTGCGGTTGCAGCCGACGGACGCCGGGTGGATCGACATCGCGGCCGGGGTGCCGATCATGCGGACCGACCGTGCCCGGTCGGTGCTCGGATGGGAGGCCCGGCACACCTCCGAAGAAGCGTTGCGTGCACTCGTGGCCGGGTTCGCGGACGGTGCGAACGTTCCGGGGTCCGGGCCGCTCCGCGGCTGA
- a CDS encoding helix-turn-helix domain-containing protein — MAHSTPGPVARTTADVVDGVGPRLRALRAHRDVTLAALSEQTGISVSTLSRLESGQRKPTLELLLPLARAYQVPLDDLVGAPQTGDPRVHMKPEVHGGRVVVPLTKRTGGVRSFKQLFPPNTPGGEPSLKTHEGYEWLYVLSGRLRLVLGEHDLDLGPGEVAEFDTHTPHWMGNVTDSVTEVLCLYGPQGERAHVRSRPAR, encoded by the coding sequence ATGGCACACAGCACCCCGGGACCGGTCGCGCGCACGACGGCCGACGTCGTCGACGGGGTCGGCCCCCGACTCCGCGCGCTGCGCGCCCACCGCGACGTCACGCTCGCGGCACTGTCCGAGCAGACGGGGATCTCGGTGAGCACCCTGTCGCGGCTCGAGTCCGGCCAGCGGAAGCCCACGCTCGAACTGCTGCTGCCCCTCGCGCGGGCGTACCAGGTGCCCCTCGACGACCTGGTCGGCGCACCGCAGACCGGCGACCCGCGTGTGCACATGAAGCCCGAGGTGCACGGCGGCCGCGTGGTCGTGCCGCTGACGAAGCGGACCGGCGGGGTGCGCTCCTTCAAGCAGCTGTTCCCGCCGAACACCCCGGGTGGGGAGCCGTCGCTCAAGACGCACGAGGGCTACGAGTGGCTCTACGTGCTGTCCGGACGGCTCCGGTTGGTGCTGGGGGAGCACGACCTCGACCTGGGTCCCGGAGAGGTCGCCGAGTTCGACACCCACACCCCGCACTGGATGGGCAACGTGACCGACTCCGTCACCGAGGTGCTGTGCCTGTACGGGCCGCAGGGCGAGCGGGCGCACGTGCGGTCACGACCCGCTCGGTGA
- a CDS encoding zinc-dependent alcohol dehydrogenase, giving the protein MRALTYQGTEKVSVETVPDPTIQEPTDAIVRITSTAICGSDLHLYRVLGPYIDRGDVLGHEPMGIVEEVGSGVTNLKVGDRVVIPFNISCGHCWMCQHGLQSQCETTQVTEYGTGASLFGYTKMYGQVPGGQAEYLRVPHADYGPIVVPDDGTPDDRWLFLSDILPTAWQAVQYAQVPEGGTLAVLGLGPVGQFAARIGKHLGYRVLAVDPEQVRRDLGAKHGAEVFDLTKDLVPELVDLTDGRGPDGVVDAVGMEAHGNPMAGFAQRAAGLLPDKLAQKAIETAGVDRLAAVHAAIDLVRRGGTVSLSGVYGGMADPMPMMTLFDKQITIREGQCNVKRWIDDIMPLVSDPSDPLGTLDLTTHRVSLEEAPHMYEVFQKKQDNCVKVVLDPAMAAA; this is encoded by the coding sequence GTGCGCGCACTGACCTACCAGGGCACCGAGAAGGTGTCCGTCGAGACCGTCCCCGACCCGACCATCCAGGAGCCGACCGACGCGATCGTGCGGATCACCTCCACGGCGATCTGCGGGTCCGACCTGCACCTGTACCGCGTGCTCGGCCCGTACATCGACCGCGGCGACGTCCTCGGCCACGAGCCGATGGGCATCGTGGAAGAGGTCGGATCCGGCGTCACGAACCTGAAGGTCGGCGACCGGGTCGTCATCCCCTTCAACATCTCCTGTGGCCACTGCTGGATGTGCCAGCACGGCCTGCAGTCGCAGTGCGAGACCACCCAGGTGACCGAGTACGGCACCGGTGCCTCGCTGTTCGGCTACACCAAGATGTACGGCCAGGTCCCCGGTGGCCAGGCCGAGTACCTGCGCGTGCCGCACGCCGACTACGGCCCCATCGTCGTGCCGGACGACGGCACCCCCGACGACCGCTGGCTGTTCCTGAGCGACATCCTGCCGACCGCGTGGCAGGCCGTGCAGTACGCCCAGGTGCCCGAGGGTGGCACGCTCGCCGTGCTCGGCCTCGGCCCGGTCGGCCAGTTCGCCGCCCGCATCGGCAAGCACCTCGGCTACCGCGTGCTCGCCGTCGACCCCGAGCAGGTCCGCCGTGACCTGGGGGCGAAGCACGGCGCCGAGGTGTTCGACCTGACGAAGGACCTGGTGCCCGAGCTCGTCGACCTGACCGACGGCCGCGGCCCCGACGGGGTCGTCGACGCCGTCGGCATGGAGGCCCACGGTAACCCGATGGCGGGCTTCGCACAGCGTGCCGCCGGGCTGCTGCCCGACAAGCTCGCGCAGAAGGCGATCGAGACCGCCGGTGTCGACCGGCTGGCCGCCGTGCACGCGGCGATCGACCTGGTCCGCCGCGGGGGCACCGTCTCGCTGAGCGGTGTCTACGGCGGCATGGCCGACCCGATGCCGATGATGACGCTGTTCGACAAGCAGATCACCATCCGCGAGGGCCAGTGCAACGTGAAGCGCTGGATCGACGACATCATGCCGCTCGTCTCCGACCCGTCGGACCCGCTCGGCACGCTCGACCTGACCACCCACCGCGTCTCGCTCGAGGAGGCCCCGCACATGTACGAGGTCTTCCAGAAGAAGCAGGACAACTGCGTCAAGGTCGTGCTCGACCCCGCGATGGCCGCGGCCTGA
- a CDS encoding MBL fold metallo-hydrolase, producing the protein MELTKYNHATVVLEQDGVTLVIDPGVFTPEAVDLVRGAAGVLVTHDHPDHFDIDALRAGLAANPDLVVRGPETVVEQLGEHHGRVQAVHAGDTITVGPFSVRVFGEQHAVIHPDIPSTANVGYLVDDVVFHPGDAYLEPGVPVPTLLLPTSGPWTNTAQAVDYVRAVAPERAVQIHEAMLSDLGQQSAARFLGPDGLGPVPVLILPAGETITV; encoded by the coding sequence ATGGAGTTGACGAAGTACAACCACGCCACCGTCGTCCTCGAGCAGGACGGCGTCACCCTCGTCATCGACCCCGGGGTGTTCACGCCCGAGGCCGTCGACCTCGTCCGCGGAGCAGCGGGTGTCCTCGTCACGCACGACCACCCCGACCACTTCGACATCGACGCCCTGCGCGCGGGACTCGCCGCCAACCCGGACCTCGTCGTCCGCGGTCCGGAGACCGTCGTCGAGCAGCTCGGCGAACACCACGGCCGGGTCCAAGCGGTGCACGCCGGCGACACGATCACCGTCGGACCGTTCTCCGTCCGGGTCTTCGGCGAGCAGCACGCGGTCATCCACCCCGACATCCCGTCCACCGCGAACGTCGGCTACCTGGTGGACGACGTGGTGTTCCACCCGGGCGACGCGTACCTCGAGCCCGGTGTCCCGGTGCCGACCCTGCTGCTGCCGACGAGCGGGCCGTGGACGAACACCGCCCAGGCCGTCGACTACGTGCGAGCCGTGGCGCCGGAGCGGGCCGTGCAGATCCACGAGGCGATGCTGAGCGACCTCGGCCAGCAGTCCGCCGCGCGGTTCCTCGGGCCTGACGGTCTCGGGCCGGTACCCGTCCTGATCCTGCCGGCGGGGGAGACGATCACCGTCTGA
- a CDS encoding pentapeptide repeat-containing protein, translating to MARSSGTDAPRITLTEPTNLEDWAPAPGDVLTGDRLEGKRIDVLDLAGERLPDLEIEECVIDTFRGDDADFRGLRVRDSVIDSLDAPILRASSSSWREVRVSGGRVGSAELYDSGLNGVEFVGMKFGFVNLRGSTITDVVFRDCVIDELDIADAKLLRVSFDGSSIRAAEGSNTRIDHVDLRGADLDRVERLEGFRGATIGADQLYTLAPLLAAQAGYRVD from the coding sequence ATGGCACGCTCCTCCGGCACCGACGCCCCGCGCATCACCCTGACCGAACCGACGAACCTCGAGGACTGGGCGCCAGCTCCCGGTGACGTCCTGACGGGCGACCGCCTCGAGGGCAAGCGCATCGACGTCCTCGACCTGGCCGGCGAGCGGCTTCCCGACCTGGAGATCGAGGAGTGCGTCATCGACACGTTCCGGGGCGACGACGCGGACTTCCGTGGGCTCCGGGTCCGTGACTCGGTCATCGACTCGCTCGACGCCCCGATCCTGCGGGCGTCGAGCAGCTCGTGGCGCGAGGTCCGGGTCTCCGGCGGTCGGGTCGGCTCGGCGGAGCTGTACGACTCCGGACTGAACGGCGTCGAGTTCGTCGGCATGAAGTTCGGGTTCGTGAACCTGCGCGGCTCGACGATCACCGACGTGGTGTTCCGTGACTGCGTCATCGACGAGCTCGACATCGCCGACGCGAAGCTGCTGCGGGTGTCGTTCGACGGCAGCAGCATCCGCGCCGCCGAGGGGTCGAACACCCGCATCGACCACGTGGACCTGCGCGGAGCGGACCTCGATCGGGTCGAGCGGCTCGAGGGGTTCCGCGGAGCCACGATCGGCGCCGACCAGCTGTACACGCTCGCACCGCTGCTGGCTGCACAGGCCGGCTACCGCGTCGACTGA
- a CDS encoding MarR family winged helix-turn-helix transcriptional regulator yields MDPIDELAAELRQSIGRVVRAARREADALPATHTTTLGFLHREGPMTIAELARRRGVKHQGQSRTVGELAELGYVDRTASDTDRRASVIRITDAGRAALQRDTDARTDWLADAIREETDAEERALLRRLPELFERVARRAD; encoded by the coding sequence ATGGACCCGATCGACGAGCTCGCTGCGGAGCTCCGACAGTCCATCGGCCGGGTCGTGCGTGCCGCACGACGCGAGGCGGACGCGCTGCCGGCCACCCACACCACCACCCTCGGGTTCCTGCACCGTGAGGGTCCGATGACGATCGCGGAACTCGCGCGCCGCCGCGGGGTCAAGCACCAGGGGCAGTCCCGCACGGTCGGCGAACTGGCCGAGCTCGGCTACGTCGACCGGACGGCGTCGGACACCGACCGTCGAGCGTCGGTCATCCGGATCACGGACGCCGGCCGGGCCGCACTGCAGCGGGACACGGACGCCCGCACGGACTGGCTGGCCGACGCGATCCGCGAGGAGACCGATGCCGAGGAGCGTGCGCTGCTGCGCCGTCTGCCCGAGCTGTTCGAGCGCGTTGCGCGTCGGGCCGACTGA
- a CDS encoding SHOCT domain-containing protein translates to MVLSWSAFSELEGPGESGMSDLFGGWFGIAFGVVAALMILTTLTIVILSLYRGKRMADRGQNPLTMQEDIAYQAMQSRTFAPDKPLEQRLAELDDLHARGVISDEEHRSARAEALRGR, encoded by the coding sequence ATGGTGCTCAGTTGGTCCGCGTTCAGTGAGCTCGAGGGGCCGGGGGAGTCGGGGATGTCCGACCTGTTCGGCGGCTGGTTCGGTATCGCGTTCGGGGTCGTCGCGGCGCTGATGATCCTCACGACCCTGACGATCGTCATCCTCTCGCTCTACCGGGGCAAGCGGATGGCCGACCGTGGTCAGAACCCGCTCACCATGCAGGAGGACATCGCGTACCAGGCGATGCAGAGCCGCACGTTCGCTCCGGACAAGCCGCTCGAGCAGCGCCTTGCCGAACTCGACGACCTGCACGCGCGCGGTGTGATCTCCGACGAGGAGCACCGCAGCGCCCGAGCCGAGGCCCTGCGCGGACGATGA
- a CDS encoding TetR/AcrR family transcriptional regulator gives MSTTERTRALRRRMIVEARRATVEHGLHGFTIEQLCETVGVSRRTFFNHFGSKDDAVLGIELNADVEAIDAYAAGGIVPGELDPLGSIVALAIDQFGRVGFVRADEAMMRRVFEREPALVARFLSATDVQLARITVALRRRFGWDDPADRRPRLVTEAAAALMKATATEYFDDAFDEATGPTFDALLTENLRLLRAVTTTEREHTT, from the coding sequence GTGAGCACCACCGAACGCACCCGCGCGCTGCGCCGACGCATGATCGTCGAGGCACGTCGGGCGACGGTGGAACACGGGCTGCACGGCTTCACGATCGAGCAGCTCTGCGAGACCGTCGGGGTGTCGCGCCGCACGTTCTTCAACCACTTCGGGTCGAAGGACGACGCCGTGCTCGGCATCGAGCTCAACGCCGACGTCGAGGCGATCGACGCCTACGCCGCGGGCGGGATCGTCCCCGGCGAGCTCGACCCCCTCGGCTCGATCGTGGCGCTGGCGATCGACCAGTTCGGCCGGGTCGGGTTCGTCCGTGCCGACGAGGCCATGATGCGTCGGGTCTTCGAGCGGGAGCCAGCACTCGTCGCACGGTTCCTGTCGGCGACCGACGTGCAGCTCGCCCGGATCACCGTGGCCCTGCGGCGACGGTTCGGGTGGGACGACCCCGCCGACCGCCGACCGCGCCTGGTCACCGAGGCCGCGGCAGCGTTGATGAAGGCCACCGCGACCGAGTACTTCGACGACGCGTTCGACGAGGCCACCGGGCCGACGTTCGACGCACTGCTCACCGAGAACCTCCGCCTGCTCAGGGCGGTCACCACGACCGAACGGGAACACACCACATGA
- a CDS encoding glycosyltransferase gives MSRVSVVIPVRDDAVHLRRCLAALAAQTRPADEVVVVDNGSTDDSAAIARDAGAVVVTEPVRGIARASARGYDRASGDVVVRLDADSVPPPSWIADAVRLLADPEVVAVTGPGRPRNGGPVVRRLWDAVYMGPYFVLMWSALGHPPLFGSAMAMRRSTWAAVGGRAHRDDAEVHDDVDLSMQLDPAWRVVADPVLTVQVSARPLSGLPSVWVRTRRAFHTFRVNGRRANPVRRWARRLRSRSRSRRWWRSR, from the coding sequence GTGTCCCGTGTCTCGGTCGTGATCCCCGTGCGGGACGATGCCGTGCACCTGCGCCGGTGCCTCGCCGCCCTCGCGGCCCAGACCCGGCCGGCCGACGAGGTCGTCGTGGTCGACAACGGCAGCACCGACGACAGCGCGGCGATCGCCCGGGACGCCGGCGCGGTCGTGGTCACGGAGCCGGTGCGCGGGATCGCCCGGGCCTCGGCGCGCGGCTACGACCGGGCGTCCGGCGACGTCGTCGTGCGGCTCGATGCCGACTCCGTCCCACCGCCGTCCTGGATCGCCGACGCCGTCCGCCTGCTCGCCGACCCCGAGGTCGTCGCGGTCACCGGTCCGGGCCGACCACGGAACGGCGGCCCCGTGGTGCGCCGACTGTGGGACGCCGTCTACATGGGCCCGTACTTCGTGCTGATGTGGAGTGCGCTCGGACACCCACCGTTGTTCGGGTCCGCCATGGCGATGCGCCGGTCGACCTGGGCCGCGGTCGGGGGGCGAGCACACCGGGACGACGCCGAGGTGCACGACGACGTCGACCTGAGCATGCAGCTCGACCCGGCCTGGCGGGTGGTGGCCGACCCCGTGCTCACGGTGCAGGTGTCCGCGCGACCGTTGTCGGGCCTCCCGTCCGTCTGGGTGCGGACGCGACGCGCCTTCCACACGTTCCGCGTGAACGGCCGGCGGGCCAACCCGGTGCGCCGGTGGGCACGACGGCTGCGATCGCGGTCGCGGTCGCGGCGGTGGTGGCGCAGCCGCTGA